The Musa acuminata AAA Group cultivar baxijiao chromosome BXJ2-2, Cavendish_Baxijiao_AAA, whole genome shotgun sequence genome has a segment encoding these proteins:
- the LOC135604735 gene encoding uncharacterized mitochondrial protein AtMg00860-like, with amino-acid sequence MEILFLGHRISDGFIRMDKSQVQAVVEWRTPKKVPELRSFLGFVNYYRRFIAGYSKRTTPLTELLKKEQPSKWSDKCKIAFKDLKAVVLEEPVLKLSDYGEPFEVHTNASDFAIGRVLMQEGHPVAYKSRKLNKTE; translated from the coding sequence atggagatcttattcttggggcatcgaatcagtgatggtttcattcggatggacaaatcacaAGTGCAAGCGGTTGTGGAATggagaactccaaagaaggtgccagagttgagatcattccttggtttcgtcaactactatcgacgcttcatagcaggCTATTCGAAGCgtacaactccactgacggagttgctaaagaaggagcaaccttcgaagtggtctgacaaatgtaaaATAGCATTCAaagatctgaaggctgttgttctggaagaaccggtgctcaaattgtcagACTATggagagccttttgaagtccatacaaatgcttcagACTTTGCCATTGggagagtactcatgcaggagggtcatccggtggcttaCAAGAGCCGCAAGCTTAATAAGACTGAGTAG